From one Candidatus Binatia bacterium genomic stretch:
- a CDS encoding ABC transporter permease — IYTGEVGYLAFITPGILAQSVLFSAIFYGIAVIWERDLGVVHKLLVSPARRSSLVFGKAVSAGFRGLVQAAVIYLIAFVMHVTIRHEPQAIFGVLAGVLLGSGLFSTFSLIIACIVKTRERFMGIGQLLTMPMFFASNAIYPLDLMPGWLRIVAQLNPLTYLVDALRGLMIVGGESVHGYGVDFAVLFAVFAVLLMVAVRLYPTLVE; from the coding sequence CATTTACACCGGAGAGGTTGGCTACCTCGCATTCATCACACCTGGAATCCTCGCCCAGAGTGTGTTGTTCAGCGCAATCTTCTACGGCATCGCAGTGATTTGGGAGCGCGATCTCGGTGTCGTGCACAAGCTTCTGGTGAGCCCCGCCCGGCGAAGCTCGCTGGTTTTCGGCAAAGCGGTCTCCGCCGGATTCCGCGGCCTCGTGCAGGCGGCCGTCATTTATCTCATCGCGTTCGTTATGCACGTCACGATCCGGCACGAGCCACAGGCCATCTTCGGCGTGCTGGCCGGCGTGCTGCTGGGCTCCGGGCTCTTTTCTACTTTTTCGCTCATCATCGCGTGCATCGTGAAGACGCGCGAGCGCTTCATGGGGATAGGCCAACTCCTCACGATGCCGATGTTCTTCGCAAGCAACGCGATCTATCCATTGGACCTCATGCCCGGCTGGCTACGCATCGTCGCGCAGCTCAATCCCCTCACCTACCTGGTCGACGCGCTACGCGGGCTTATGATCGTGGGAGGTGAAAGCGTACATGGCTACGGCGTAGATTTCGCAGTGTTGTTCGCAGTGTTCGCCGTGCTGCTAATGGTCGCCGTGAGGCTGTACCCGACGCTGGTGGAATGA